Proteins co-encoded in one Parcubacteria group bacterium genomic window:
- a CDS encoding insulinase family protein encodes MAFHQTKLKNGIKVILSPNTATRAVSILVLIKVGSRFEANPINGISHFVEHLLFKGTAKRPSTLIISKELDSIGADYNAWTGKESTGYYIKAENTHLPIIPWQRLRTCLKRICSAAVQNLAST; translated from the coding sequence ATGGCATTTCATCAAACCAAACTCAAGAACGGCATTAAGGTAATTCTTTCGCCGAATACCGCCACCCGGGCGGTTTCCATTTTGGTGTTGATTAAAGTGGGTTCGCGGTTTGAGGCCAATCCCATCAACGGCATTTCGCACTTTGTGGAGCACCTCTTGTTCAAGGGCACTGCCAAGCGGCCGAGCACGCTCATCATCTCCAAGGAGCTGGATTCAATCGGCGCGGACTACAATGCCTGGACCGGCAAGGAGAGCACCGGGTACTACATCAAGGCCGAGAATACCCATCTTCCCATAATCCCATGGCAAAGGTTGAGGACCTGTTTGAAGAGGATTTGTTCGGCAGCGGTTCAAAACTTGGCCAGCACGTGA
- a CDS encoding DNA-3-methyladenine glycosylase, with product MGAIVKQVFFNRPTLKVAEELLGMFLVRRIGSREISLPITEVEAYDGFNDKASHASRGNTLRNAPMFGDAGFWYVYLVYGMHWMLNIVTGAREYPAAILIRGAGSINGPAKLTKALSITKTFNAKPASRITGLWIEDRGVVVKKSDIKRLPRIGVDYAGPVWAKRKYRFVVV from the coding sequence ATGGGAGCGATAGTGAAGCAAGTATTTTTCAACCGCCCCACGCTCAAAGTTGCAGAAGAGCTTTTGGGCATGTTTCTTGTCCGCAGAATCGGGAGCAGGGAAATCAGCCTGCCTATTACGGAAGTGGAGGCATATGATGGTTTTAACGACAAAGCGTCCCACGCGAGCAGGGGGAATACCCTCCGGAACGCGCCCATGTTCGGGGATGCCGGGTTTTGGTATGTGTATTTGGTGTATGGCATGCACTGGATGCTGAATATCGTCACTGGCGCTCGCGAGTATCCAGCCGCAATACTCATCCGTGGCGCAGGTAGTATCAATGGCCCGGCTAAACTCACCAAGGCGCTCTCCATCACCAAAACATTCAACGCAAAGCCCGCGAGCCGCATTACTGGATTATGGATTGAGGACAGGGGAGTTGTCGTCAAAAAAAGCGATATCAAGCGCCTTCCGCGCATTGGCGTGGACTATGCGGGACCTGTGTGGGCGAAAAGGAAGTATCGGTTTGTTGTTGTTTGA
- a CDS encoding SocA family protein — MTARFRINEKKYRNAVLFFANKVRNGTLGKLKLMKLLYFLDFDFFEKYGRSVTGDQYLRFENGPVPRMAEKMLKKMDGRDIKISRRAVVDGYREQQLIEPLKPFDVSAFSREELLMLEEIAGKWEKFSGAEMKNASHGEAPWIATKPDGVIDYNLSYYRNTYGEMAKV; from the coding sequence ATGACCGCACGATTCCGAATCAATGAGAAAAAGTACCGCAACGCAGTACTTTTTTTTGCTAATAAAGTTCGCAACGGGACACTAGGGAAGCTCAAACTCATGAAGCTGCTCTACTTTTTGGATTTTGATTTTTTTGAGAAATACGGTAGGTCAGTTACCGGCGACCAGTACCTGCGGTTTGAGAACGGGCCGGTGCCGCGCATGGCGGAAAAGATGCTCAAGAAGATGGATGGCCGGGACATCAAAATCAGCAGGCGCGCTGTTGTGGACGGATACCGGGAGCAGCAGCTCATAGAACCCCTCAAGCCGTTTGACGTTTCCGCGTTCAGCAGAGAAGAACTCTTGATGCTTGAGGAGATTGCTGGCAAATGGGAAAAGTTTTCCGGCGCCGAAATGAAGAACGCGAGCCACGGCGAGGCGCCCTGGATTGCCACCAAGCCGGACGGCGTGATTGATTACAATTTGTCCTACTATCGCAATACGTATGGAGAGATGGCGAAGGTGTGA
- a CDS encoding glycine--tRNA ligase produces the protein MEKIISLAKQRGFIYPGSEIYGGLANSWDYGPLGVELKNNIKALWWDLFVRRRDDMVGLDAALIMNPKVWEASGHVSEFNDPMVECKKCHSRFRADKLPPPQTRRGSGGGSCPECAGELTAPAQFNMMFRTHLGPVEDESNVVYLRPETAQAIFVDFKNVLQTSRKTLPFGIAQIGKAFRNEITPGNFIFRTREFEQMEIEYFIPAPKDDKDWEEPFAMWVKEMHEWIKACGINSGKVHEFDVPKDELAHYSKKTVDFQFDFPFGKDELYGLAYRTDFDLKNHFKEAPYKDPASGEDFWPHVIEPSLGVDRTLLAILASSYSQEGDREVLKLAPKLAPYKVAVFPLMRNKPELVAKAQSIYQDLRQKFMAVWDDRGNVGKRYYSQDQIGTPYCITIDFTTLEDDTATIRDRDTMQQVRVKVGELAGYVREKLN, from the coding sequence ATGGAAAAAATTATTTCTCTGGCCAAGCAGCGGGGATTTATCTACCCGGGAAGCGAAATTTACGGGGGCCTTGCCAACTCCTGGGACTATGGCCCCTTGGGGGTTGAGCTCAAAAACAACATCAAAGCGCTCTGGTGGGACCTGTTTGTGCGCAGGCGGGATGACATGGTGGGCTTGGACGCGGCATTGATTATGAACCCAAAAGTGTGGGAGGCGAGCGGCCATGTTTCCGAGTTCAATGACCCCATGGTTGAGTGCAAAAAGTGCCACTCGCGTTTCCGCGCCGATAAACTTCCCCCTCCTCAAACGAGGAGGGGGTCAGGGGGTGGTTCTTGTCCGGAGTGCGCGGGGGAACTCACTGCGCCAGCGCAGTTTAACATGATGTTCCGCACGCACTTGGGGCCGGTTGAGGATGAGAGCAATGTTGTGTACCTGCGCCCGGAAACCGCGCAGGCGATTTTTGTTGATTTTAAAAACGTACTGCAAACTTCGCGCAAGACATTGCCGTTCGGCATTGCGCAAATCGGAAAAGCGTTCCGCAACGAAATCACTCCAGGCAACTTCATTTTCCGCACGCGCGAGTTTGAGCAGATGGAGATTGAGTACTTTATTCCCGCGCCAAAAGACGACAAGGATTGGGAGGAGCCGTTTGCAATGTGGGTAAAAGAAATGCATGAATGGATCAAAGCTTGCGGCATCAATTCCGGCAAGGTGCATGAGTTTGACGTGCCCAAGGATGAGTTGGCGCACTACTCAAAAAAGACTGTTGATTTCCAGTTTGATTTTCCGTTCGGAAAAGACGAGTTGTACGGGCTTGCGTACCGCACGGACTTTGACCTCAAAAACCACTTTAAGGAAGCTCCGTACAAAGACCCTGCATCAGGCGAAGATTTTTGGCCGCACGTGATAGAGCCATCATTGGGCGTTGACCGCACCTTGCTTGCTATCCTCGCAAGCAGCTACAGCCAAGAGGGTGATAGGGAAGTGCTCAAACTCGCTCCAAAGCTCGCGCCCTACAAAGTTGCGGTGTTTCCGCTCATGCGCAACAAGCCCGAGCTCGTTGCAAAAGCGCAAAGTATCTACCAGGACCTGCGCCAGAAGTTCATGGCTGTCTGGGATGATAGGGGCAATGTGGGCAAGCGCTACTACTCCCAGGACCAGATCGGCACGCCCTACTGCATCACCATAGACTTTACCACGCTTGAGGACGACACAGCCACCATCCGGGACCGCGACACTATGCAGCAAGTGCGCGTCAAGGTTGGGGAACTTGCGGGGTATGTGCGGGAGAAACTTAATTGA
- the tgt gene encoding tRNA guanosine(34) transglycosylase Tgt yields MFAIRKQSRRSLARLGTLKTPHGSIQTPFFCPIATKGAVKSLTGDDMRNLKAQIILSNTYHQLLQPGLLILKKAGGLHKFMDWHGPLLTDSGGFQVFSLAKIRKILPEGVRFRSHRDGREFLLTPKKALEIQEVIGSDIRMVLDVCPAYPCSRKEAERAVELTTKWATMSLRGAKRRGNLNNALLFAIVQGSIHPDLRLKSARELVNLDFDGYAIGGLAVGEPASDMFKVLEYTVPELPAEKPRYLMGVGKPEQIVAAVKRGIDLFDCVIPTREARHARLYFWKGAGFGYEAASITNARFAKSFVPINAQSHIKELQTYSRAYLHHLFKTQEPLAVRLATLNNVDFYLELMRRIRTAVSKGKL; encoded by the coding sequence ATGTTCGCTATCCGCAAACAATCCAGGCGCTCACTGGCGCGGCTCGGCACGCTCAAGACGCCGCACGGCTCTATCCAGACGCCGTTTTTTTGCCCCATCGCAACCAAGGGCGCGGTCAAATCTTTGACCGGAGATGATATGCGCAATCTCAAAGCGCAGATCATCCTCTCAAATACGTATCACCAGCTGTTGCAGCCCGGGCTGTTAATTTTGAAAAAGGCAGGAGGCTTGCACAAGTTCATGGATTGGCACGGCCCGTTGCTTACGGACTCGGGCGGGTTCCAGGTTTTTTCACTGGCAAAGATCCGCAAGATTCTCCCGGAAGGCGTCCGGTTTCGGTCGCACAGAGACGGCAGAGAGTTTTTGCTGACTCCGAAAAAAGCCCTGGAGATCCAGGAAGTGATCGGTTCGGACATCCGCATGGTCCTTGACGTGTGCCCGGCGTACCCCTGCTCCCGCAAAGAAGCGGAACGCGCAGTAGAGTTGACGACGAAGTGGGCTACTATGTCATTGCGAGGAGCGAAGCGACGCGGCAATCTTAATAACGCACTGTTGTTTGCAATTGTACAGGGTTCAATCCATCCGGACTTGCGCCTTAAATCAGCGCGCGAATTGGTCAATCTGGATTTTGACGGGTATGCCATCGGCGGTTTGGCGGTCGGCGAGCCGGCAAGCGACATGTTCAAAGTCCTTGAGTACACGGTCCCCGAACTTCCGGCCGAAAAGCCGCGCTACCTTATGGGCGTGGGCAAGCCGGAACAGATTGTTGCGGCCGTAAAACGCGGCATTGATTTGTTTGACTGCGTGATTCCCACGCGCGAAGCCAGGCACGCTCGGCTGTACTTTTGGAAAGGCGCGGGATTCGGGTACGAAGCCGCATCCATCACCAACGCGCGATTCGCAAAGTCCTTTGTTCCCATCAACGCGCAATCACACATCAAAGAGCTGCAAACGTATTCGCGCGCGTACCTGCACCACCTTTTCAAAACACAAGAGCCGCTCGCAGTGCGGCTCGCCACGCTCAATAACGTGGATTTTTACCTTGAATTGATGCGCCGCATCCGCACTGCCGTCAGCAAGGGAAAACTGTAA
- the recO gene encoding DNA repair protein RecO: MATYKTQAIILSAYPYREHDRIISFFSDDFGRIEARARGVRKLQSKLAGHLEPFIKTELLLANGRKWDILAGSRTYDPRALIRSDIAKIAAASVCVEAVKRATRPLSRECGVYHLLDETLTRISYAPSGQESTATGQFVWHVLASTGFAPELAACINCKKKLSSGAFSCEGGGMLCSACASCDLFADAADESVLAELRGASQTFGSATQSIAKRFWNYVFEEPLESWNFYHMVAA, translated from the coding sequence ATGGCAACGTATAAAACCCAGGCAATCATCTTATCGGCCTATCCCTACCGCGAGCACGACCGGATCATCTCGTTTTTCTCGGATGACTTTGGGAGGATTGAGGCGCGGGCGCGCGGGGTGCGCAAACTCCAGTCAAAGCTCGCGGGGCACCTGGAGCCCTTCATCAAGACCGAGCTCTTGCTTGCAAACGGCAGAAAATGGGATATACTGGCAGGAAGCAGGACTTACGATCCCAGGGCTCTGATCCGTTCCGACATCGCCAAAATAGCGGCGGCAAGCGTGTGCGTTGAGGCCGTGAAAAGGGCCACCCGGCCGCTGTCGCGCGAATGCGGGGTGTACCATTTGTTGGATGAAACGCTCACCCGGATTTCCTATGCGCCGAGCGGGCAGGAATCCACGGCCACGGGGCAGTTCGTGTGGCACGTGCTCGCCTCAACCGGGTTTGCGCCGGAGCTTGCGGCGTGCATCAACTGCAAGAAGAAACTTTCATCCGGCGCGTTCAGCTGCGAGGGAGGCGGCATGCTCTGCAGCGCGTGCGCTTCCTGCGATTTATTCGCGGATGCGGCGGACGAGAGCGTGCTTGCGGAACTGCGGGGAGCAAGCCAAACGTTCGGCAGCGCTACACAGTCAATCGCAAAACGGTTCTGGAACTACGTGTTTGAGGAACCGCTTGAAAGCTGGAATTTCTATCATATGGTAGCGGCATAG
- a CDS encoding class I tRNA ligase family protein produces the protein MQQPDIEKKILEFWRKDGTFRKSVERKAPKGDYVFYDGPPFATGTPHYGHIVASLMKDMVPRYVTMQGYRVPRRWGWDCHGLPIENIVEQSHGFKHKKDILEYGVDKFNEDARSKVLTYVREWREVINRLGRWVDFDNDYKTMDLEFMESVWWVFKELHDKGLLYEAYRSMHICPRCETTLAQSEVAQGYQEVTDVSVTAKFELVDEPGTFLLAWTTTPWTLPGNMALAIGTDIEYIKVEHEGSRYVLAKERLADVFGEKEHGKPASIAIASLLGKAYKPLFPYYDNSSLENRENAFKVYAADFVNTEEGTGIVHIAPAFGEDDYELSKKENLPFVQHVAMDGTFVSEVTDFAGGFVKHQDKPNTPDHPESESAESTDVKIIKYLAAHGSLFGKEKYKHDYPHCWRCDSPLLNYATSSWFVAVEKIKSKLLKNAEKIHWSPGHIKEGRFGQWLAGARDWSISRQRFWGSVLPVWKSEDNQEIKVIGSIDELYHAGAPGITKIIFIRHAESEKNIAGIHSSALDKHPLTKAGERAARALAAQLKGERIDAIISSPILRARQTAESLAGKLGLEAEFDDRLKEDNNGTWEERPSDDLAEDASYQTYASLPLDERFGFRMGGAESGRGVCERVRAFFADAAKTHKGGTVVVVSHGIISAACDYLLRQGSLGKFYYLCDATPFASPIPFYLNADGSGFDLHKHHMDRITLKGKDGAVLRRVPDVLDCWFEAGSMPYGQEHYPFENGQKFKDNFPAEFIAEGVDQTRAWFYYLHVLAGALKGKPAFKNVAVNGIVLAEDGKKMSKRLKNYPDPMALFEKYGADAVRYYLATSPVFSAEDFNFSEKGVDEVVKKVLLIWYNVLSFYRMHADDSIKPKPGTTHLLDQWIVAKTNQLITNVTDAYDAYDLNKAARPIAGYLNDLSTWYVRRSRERIKALDTEALGTLKWALEQLSLVASPVVPFASEHVWQELGYCESIHLQAWPKAGAVDEKVLSAMDRVRQIAEQGLAARAAAGIKIRQPLSSARVTGEALPNDATELIADELNVKNITYIAGDALAVALDTEITSELAALGRLRELVRAINSMRKEKGLTPGDAITLAYHTESKELLNVFEQYGDELKKSVIARELANKKNSGKAVEINGETVNIKF, from the coding sequence ATGCAGCAGCCGGACATAGAGAAGAAAATTTTGGAGTTTTGGCGCAAAGACGGTACGTTCAGAAAATCCGTTGAGCGGAAAGCCCCGAAAGGGGACTACGTTTTTTATGACGGCCCGCCGTTTGCCACGGGCACCCCGCACTACGGCCATATCGTGGCAAGCCTCATGAAAGACATGGTGCCCCGCTACGTTACCATGCAGGGGTACCGCGTTCCGCGGAGGTGGGGCTGGGACTGCCACGGCTTGCCCATAGAGAACATCGTGGAGCAGTCGCACGGCTTTAAGCACAAAAAAGACATTCTGGAGTACGGGGTGGACAAGTTCAACGAGGACGCCCGCTCCAAAGTTTTAACGTACGTCCGCGAGTGGCGCGAGGTCATCAACCGCTTGGGCCGGTGGGTTGATTTTGACAATGACTACAAAACCATGGACCTGGAATTCATGGAGAGCGTGTGGTGGGTGTTCAAGGAATTGCATGATAAGGGATTGCTGTACGAAGCGTACCGCTCCATGCACATTTGCCCGCGGTGCGAAACCACGCTTGCCCAGTCCGAGGTCGCGCAAGGGTACCAGGAGGTGACTGATGTGTCGGTCACCGCCAAGTTTGAGTTAGTTGATGAGCCGGGAACGTTTTTGCTCGCGTGGACCACGACCCCCTGGACCTTGCCCGGGAACATGGCGCTTGCAATAGGCACGGACATTGAGTACATCAAAGTTGAACACGAAGGGTCGCGGTATGTCCTTGCCAAGGAAAGGCTTGCGGACGTGTTTGGCGAGAAAGAGCACGGCAAGCCCGCGAGCATTGCTATTGCGTCACTGCTGGGAAAAGCGTACAAGCCTCTGTTTCCGTACTACGACAACAGTAGTTTGGAAAACCGCGAAAACGCGTTCAAGGTGTATGCCGCGGATTTTGTGAATACCGAAGAGGGGACCGGAATCGTGCACATTGCGCCTGCGTTCGGGGAGGATGACTACGAACTTTCCAAAAAAGAGAATCTTCCCTTTGTGCAGCATGTGGCCATGGACGGCACGTTCGTTAGTGAGGTGACGGATTTTGCGGGGGGCTTCGTCAAGCATCAGGACAAACCCAATACCCCGGACCATCCGGAATCCGAGAGCGCCGAGAGCACTGACGTCAAAATTATAAAATATCTTGCCGCGCATGGCTCGCTCTTTGGCAAGGAAAAGTACAAGCACGATTACCCGCACTGCTGGCGGTGCGATTCGCCGCTGTTGAATTACGCCACTTCATCCTGGTTTGTGGCGGTTGAAAAAATCAAATCCAAGCTCCTCAAGAATGCCGAAAAAATCCACTGGAGCCCCGGGCACATCAAAGAGGGCAGGTTCGGGCAGTGGCTTGCCGGTGCGCGGGACTGGTCCATTTCGCGGCAACGGTTTTGGGGAAGCGTTCTGCCCGTGTGGAAATCCGAGGACAACCAAGAAATAAAAGTCATCGGCTCCATTGATGAGCTGTACCACGCAGGAGCTCCGGGCATCACCAAAATCATATTTATCCGGCACGCAGAGAGCGAAAAGAACATCGCGGGCATCCACTCGTCAGCCCTTGATAAGCATCCGCTCACCAAAGCTGGGGAGCGCGCGGCGCGCGCGTTGGCGGCGCAGCTAAAAGGCGAACGCATTGACGCCATCATCAGCTCCCCGATTTTGCGCGCCCGGCAGACCGCTGAATCCCTGGCCGGGAAGCTCGGCCTTGAGGCGGAGTTTGACGACCGGCTCAAAGAAGACAACAACGGAACATGGGAGGAGCGTCCCTCGGACGACTTGGCCGAAGATGCATCCTACCAAACGTATGCGTCCCTTCCCCTTGACGAGCGTTTTGGCTTTCGCATGGGCGGCGCCGAATCAGGGCGCGGCGTGTGCGAGCGCGTGCGCGCGTTTTTTGCTGATGCCGCAAAAACGCACAAAGGGGGGACCGTCGTAGTCGTATCGCACGGCATTATCAGCGCGGCGTGCGACTACCTGCTCCGCCAGGGGAGCCTCGGGAAGTTTTATTACTTGTGCGATGCCACGCCGTTTGCATCCCCGATCCCTTTTTACCTCAATGCGGACGGGTCGGGTTTTGATCTGCACAAGCACCACATGGACCGCATAACGCTCAAAGGGAAAGACGGCGCCGTCTTGCGCCGCGTTCCGGACGTGCTGGATTGCTGGTTTGAGGCGGGCTCCATGCCGTACGGGCAGGAGCACTACCCGTTTGAAAACGGGCAAAAATTTAAGGACAATTTCCCCGCGGAGTTCATCGCCGAGGGCGTGGACCAGACGCGCGCGTGGTTCTACTATTTGCACGTGCTCGCGGGCGCGCTTAAAGGCAAGCCCGCGTTCAAAAATGTGGCCGTGAACGGCATTGTGCTCGCGGAGGACGGAAAAAAAATGAGCAAGCGCCTCAAGAACTACCCTGACCCCATGGCCTTGTTTGAAAAGTACGGGGCAGACGCGGTGCGCTACTACCTGGCAACCTCCCCGGTGTTCTCTGCCGAGGATTTCAATTTTTCGGAAAAAGGCGTTGATGAAGTCGTGAAAAAAGTTCTCTTGATCTGGTATAATGTGCTCTCGTTCTACCGCATGCATGCGGACGATTCAATCAAGCCGAAACCCGGCACCACGCACCTGCTGGACCAGTGGATTGTTGCAAAGACGAACCAGCTCATCACCAATGTCACTGATGCGTATGACGCATACGATTTGAATAAGGCAGCGCGCCCTATTGCGGGGTACCTGAACGACCTTTCTACGTGGTACGTGCGCCGCTCGCGCGAGCGCATCAAAGCTCTGGACACGGAGGCCTTGGGAACGCTCAAATGGGCGCTGGAGCAGCTCTCGCTCGTCGCGAGCCCGGTGGTGCCGTTTGCGAGCGAGCACGTGTGGCAGGAGCTGGGGTACTGCGAGTCAATCCATTTGCAGGCGTGGCCAAAGGCGGGCGCGGTTGACGAAAAAGTTTTGTCGGCAATGGATAGGGTGCGCCAGATCGCAGAGCAGGGATTGGCGGCCCGCGCTGCAGCCGGAATTAAAATCCGGCAGCCGCTCTCGTCCGCGCGCGTTACCGGAGAAGCGCTCCCGAATGATGCCACGGAACTCATTGCGGATGAGCTCAACGTCAAAAACATCACCTACATCGCGGGTGATGCGCTTGCGGTTGCGCTTGATACAGAAATCACCTCCGAACTTGCCGCTCTCGGGCGCCTGCGCGAACTGGTGCGCGCCATAAACAGCATGCGCAAGGAGAAAGGCTTAACCCCGGGAGACGCCATTACGCTCGCCTACCACACCGAATCAAAGGAGCTTTTGAACGTGTTTGAGCAGTACGGCGATGAGCTTAAAAAATCAGTCATCGCCCGCGAGCTTGCCAACAAGAAAAACAGCGGCAAGGCAGTGGAGATAAACGGCGAAACCGTCAACATCAAATTTTAG
- a CDS encoding tetratricopeptide repeat protein has translation MALDIAKFGRKPYQKLEQPEARDASGVHIRRYFSGLFGRLLAVFSSGGAFLTLAWVWDAGAAPGFGRSAAWLIFSGAIFVVFCWRALLSRELAERAVSPAQYRTVALLAVSAVGVFGIGSFARLGLWGALGFSTASPQLSFLGAALGLSWLFAILYGLATVRAIKQLLVSIFLGSTVLAGYLMYTLVFAGGYSAVPWVQPQGVLLVFAAAVFLMVAFAIFQKRSVKLLWSASIVLHLAVLFAWDAPSAWLVLIAGISALLAFQMLYSKKLWQRNFIYPLQVWALSAFFLIIPVKTFTSVNVPRDSVLTFAASRGAVSEQGFSWFGQGLGRSDEYALVSNVSFDDFGTLDGGNIPVVGHGYVQAYLESGILGVLALVALLAAPLLFGIRFWRANMRAFKEGTMSEGAYLGAIALLALALLAVGLWFFPFSFLTNWMGMLLAGSAMVLMHAGSRGPEEAKQPAPAASRSTRGLQYPLRLAVALITVAYVVFFVFQVRAVAAAGAARAAANQADAQARAGEWQRIVDRAPWNPDYRLAEAATLVDLLAAPLSIDAQRAALERITSVLSSQTRESGDPIAHWRAARLYGRLEAYAEGSALLGREEYQKAQALWPENVALPVALSEFYRNSIDALSSGRISAAQLRVEARDGLVRSLEIAPDYLPARLEHAFLVEQEEGIAAALTELEPWEDASPQIAYHVARLYLNDGSLEQAVDKLVVVINQVPNHSNAHYSLGVAYFRLGRYQESLDEFSAVLELNPESSDVQAKIEQVREKLGE, from the coding sequence ATGGCGCTTGATATTGCGAAATTCGGCAGAAAACCGTACCAGAAACTTGAGCAACCGGAGGCACGAGATGCCTCCGGTGTTCATATCCGCCGCTATTTCAGCGGTTTGTTTGGGCGCCTTTTGGCGGTGTTCTCTTCGGGCGGCGCGTTTTTGACGCTTGCGTGGGTATGGGATGCGGGTGCGGCTCCGGGATTTGGGAGGAGCGCCGCGTGGCTCATCTTCTCGGGCGCGATTTTTGTCGTGTTTTGTTGGCGCGCACTCCTCTCGCGTGAACTTGCGGAACGCGCCGTGAGCCCCGCGCAGTACCGCACGGTTGCGTTGCTTGCTGTTTCCGCGGTTGGGGTTTTCGGCATTGGCTCGTTCGCGAGGCTCGGTCTTTGGGGAGCTTTGGGATTTTCTACGGCTTCTCCGCAGCTTTCTTTCCTTGGTGCGGCTCTGGGCCTATCCTGGCTTTTTGCCATTCTATACGGCCTGGCCACGGTGCGGGCGATAAAGCAGCTCCTGGTGAGCATATTTTTGGGTTCAACCGTGCTTGCCGGTTACCTTATGTACACGCTCGTGTTTGCCGGAGGGTACTCGGCCGTCCCCTGGGTGCAGCCGCAGGGAGTACTCCTCGTCTTTGCGGCGGCGGTGTTTCTGATGGTTGCGTTTGCCATATTCCAGAAGCGTTCTGTCAAGCTCCTGTGGAGCGCAAGCATTGTGCTCCACCTTGCGGTGCTCTTTGCCTGGGACGCGCCAAGCGCGTGGCTCGTGCTCATTGCCGGCATTTCAGCGCTCCTCGCGTTCCAGATGCTCTACTCAAAAAAACTCTGGCAGCGCAACTTCATCTACCCTTTGCAGGTGTGGGCGCTTTCGGCATTCTTTCTCATCATTCCGGTCAAAACCTTTACTTCCGTTAATGTGCCGCGCGATTCAGTGCTTACCTTTGCAGCTTCCCGCGGAGCAGTTTCAGAGCAGGGATTCAGCTGGTTCGGGCAGGGGCTCGGCAGATCGGATGAGTACGCGCTTGTCTCCAATGTTTCATTTGATGATTTCGGGACCCTGGATGGCGGGAATATTCCGGTTGTCGGGCATGGGTATGTGCAGGCGTACCTTGAATCCGGCATCCTCGGCGTTCTCGCGCTCGTGGCGCTCCTTGCGGCTCCGCTCCTGTTCGGGATCCGGTTTTGGCGCGCCAATATGCGGGCGTTCAAAGAGGGAACCATGTCCGAGGGCGCGTACCTGGGAGCCATTGCGCTTCTTGCGCTCGCGCTCCTTGCGGTTGGGCTCTGGTTTTTCCCATTTTCGTTTTTAACGAACTGGATGGGCATGCTGCTTGCGGGCTCTGCCATGGTGCTTATGCACGCCGGCAGCCGGGGGCCGGAAGAAGCCAAACAGCCCGCACCCGCGGCAAGCCGCAGTACCCGCGGGCTGCAGTATCCGTTGCGGTTGGCAGTTGCGCTTATTACAGTTGCCTACGTTGTGTTTTTCGTTTTCCAGGTGCGTGCCGTGGCTGCCGCGGGCGCTGCCCGCGCCGCGGCGAACCAGGCGGATGCGCAAGCGCGCGCGGGCGAGTGGCAGCGCATCGTGGACCGTGCGCCCTGGAATCCCGACTACCGGCTCGCGGAGGCGGCAACACTTGTTGACCTGCTCGCGGCTCCGCTTTCCATAGACGCCCAGCGCGCGGCCCTTGAGCGCATCACCTCCGTATTGAGCAGCCAGACGCGCGAGTCAGGCGATCCCATCGCGCACTGGCGCGCCGCTCGGCTGTACGGCCGGCTTGAGGCGTACGCAGAAGGTTCGGCTTTGCTCGGCCGCGAAGAGTACCAGAAAGCCCAGGCCCTCTGGCCCGAGAACGTTGCCCTGCCGGTCGCTTTGTCCGAATTTTACCGGAATTCAATTGACGCGCTCTCTTCCGGCCGCATATCAGCGGCCCAGCTGCGCGTGGAAGCGCGCGACGGCCTTGTGCGCTCGCTTGAGATTGCTCCGGACTATCTGCCCGCGCGCCTTGAGCACGCATTTCTTGTGGAGCAAGAGGAAGGCATTGCCGCAGCGCTTACGGAGCTTGAGCCGTGGGAAGACGCGAGCCCGCAGATCGCGTACCACGTGGCGAGGCTTTACCTCAACGACGGCAGCCTGGAGCAGGCCGTTGATAAGCTGGTTGTGGTCATCAACCAAGTCCCCAACCACTCAAACGCGCACTATTCACTGGGGGTTGCGTACTTTCGGCTCGGCAGGTACCAGGAGTCTTTGGACGAGTTTAGCGCTGTTTTGGAGCTGAACCCGGAAAGCTCCGACGTGCAGGCCAAGATAGAGCAGGTGCGGGAAAAATTGGGGGAGTGA
- the smpB gene encoding SsrA-binding protein SmpB — protein sequence MVGKLLAKNRQTYAEYEILDTYEAGMKLTGPEVKSIKAGHIKLQGSYASLNPASGRLSLVGAHIQAYKPAASVQAGYDPARSRPLLLNKKEIATLIGKLKEKRLSLVPLSIYSKSGLIKLELGLARGKKQYEKREQIKKRDIERDIGRKLKS from the coding sequence ATGGTTGGAAAACTACTCGCAAAAAACAGGCAAACATACGCGGAATACGAAATTTTGGACACCTATGAGGCTGGTATGAAACTTACGGGTCCGGAAGTCAAGTCAATAAAAGCGGGGCACATCAAGCTCCAGGGCTCATACGCGTCCCTGAATCCCGCAAGCGGGCGGCTTTCCTTGGTTGGGGCGCACATTCAAGCCTATAAGCCGGCGGCAAGCGTCCAGGCTGGCTATGACCCGGCGCGCTCCCGGCCGCTTTTGCTGAATAAAAAAGAGATCGCAACCCTTATCGGCAAGCTCAAAGAAAAGCGCCTATCCTTGGTGCCTCTGTCAATATACTCAAAATCAGGGCTCATTAAGCTTGAGCTTGGCCTGGCGCGCGGCAAAAAGCAGTACGAAAAGCGGGAGCAGATAAAAAAACGGGACATAGAACGGGACATTGGCAGAAAGCTCAAATCTTGA